In Agromyces sp. 3263, a single genomic region encodes these proteins:
- a CDS encoding O-antigen ligase domain-containing protein produces the protein MTVTVGRSGRAATAGAGVGAAVGARAGSGAHVAATMRPATRRELPAWPILILLWGLPAWWAFGLLPFYLLIVSVPMLAYLVHRGRVELVPGTIPWLAFVVWMLPCALMLDSLGRVLGFGMRFAQFAGVAIALVYLINARSTLTPRRVLAGLTFTWFFIILAGYLGILWPDGILTFTVGRLLPGGILDNEYVNDLVFPKFSEVQDPWGAEEPFVRPSAPFAYTNGWGAALVILTPVAVAWALERGTARALLLVLFGAALAVPPAVASSNRGLFIGVAVGLAYVVIRLLLRGKWLAFLWVCVLSSGVMFLLSISGALEAIVERQEVVDTTQGRSLLYEETFARTLESPILGFGAPRPSLTSEITIGTQGALWNTMFCFGFVGLLLFAWFLLGGIARTWSAPNTATLWLHAAVISGTVVSAFYGLDRHMLSLCLILGLLLRERYTPGSKLWVPKLDHRPPHAR, from the coding sequence GTGACCGTCACCGTCGGCAGGTCCGGACGAGCGGCCACGGCCGGCGCCGGCGTCGGCGCTGCCGTGGGCGCGCGCGCCGGCTCGGGCGCGCACGTGGCCGCGACAATGCGACCGGCGACCCGGCGCGAACTGCCTGCCTGGCCCATCCTCATCCTGCTGTGGGGGCTGCCTGCGTGGTGGGCGTTCGGCCTGCTGCCCTTCTACCTGCTGATCGTCTCCGTGCCGATGCTCGCCTACCTCGTCCATCGCGGGCGCGTCGAACTCGTCCCGGGCACCATCCCCTGGCTGGCCTTCGTCGTCTGGATGCTGCCGTGCGCGCTCATGCTCGACTCGCTGGGCCGAGTGCTGGGCTTCGGCATGCGCTTCGCCCAGTTCGCGGGTGTGGCGATCGCGCTCGTCTACCTCATCAACGCCCGCTCGACCCTGACGCCGCGGCGCGTGCTCGCGGGCCTCACCTTCACGTGGTTCTTCATCATCCTGGCCGGATACCTCGGCATCCTCTGGCCCGACGGGATCCTGACGTTCACGGTCGGGCGTCTCCTTCCCGGTGGGATCCTCGACAACGAGTACGTCAACGACCTGGTGTTCCCCAAGTTCTCCGAGGTCCAGGACCCATGGGGCGCCGAGGAACCGTTCGTGCGCCCATCGGCACCCTTCGCATACACGAACGGCTGGGGCGCCGCGCTCGTGATCCTCACGCCCGTGGCGGTGGCCTGGGCGCTCGAGCGCGGCACGGCGCGCGCCCTGCTCCTCGTGCTCTTCGGCGCGGCGCTGGCGGTACCGCCGGCCGTGGCCTCGAGCAATCGTGGCCTGTTCATCGGCGTCGCGGTGGGCCTCGCATACGTCGTCATCCGGTTGCTCCTACGGGGCAAGTGGCTGGCGTTCCTCTGGGTGTGCGTCCTGAGCTCGGGCGTGATGTTCCTGTTGTCGATCTCCGGCGCACTCGAGGCGATCGTCGAGCGGCAGGAGGTCGTCGACACGACGCAGGGGCGGAGCCTGCTCTACGAGGAGACCTTCGCCCGCACGCTGGAGTCGCCGATCCTCGGGTTCGGCGCACCCCGCCCCTCACTGACGAGCGAGATCACCATCGGCACCCAGGGCGCCCTGTGGAACACCATGTTCTGCTTCGGCTTCGTGGGACTCCTCCTCTTCGCCTGGTTCCTCCTCGGCGGCATCGCCCGCACGTGGTCGGCGCCCAACACGGCGACCCTCTGGCTGCACGCCGCCGTGATCAGCGGCACCGTGGTCAGCGCCTTCTACGGACTCGACCGGCACATGCTCAGCCTCTGCCTCATCCTGGGCCTGCTGCTCCGGGAGCGGTACACGCCAGGTTCGAAGCTCTGGGTCCCCAAGCTCGACCATCGGCCACCGCATGCGCGTTGA
- a CDS encoding CDP-alcohol phosphatidyltransferase family protein, which produces MSRLAAAQKPGAGVPAYLRWVNRGLGRRAAAAAYVLRLSPNQVTLLSGILSLAGMLVLVLAPPSPAAAIGASALLLGGYALDSADGQLARLTGSGSVAGEWLDHVVDAARLPLFHIAVLVFLVQAGQPPVFVSTAAAFALLSSVWFFAQTLAEKLAPGGEAPRPDAPVWLSFAKLPYDVGVTYLIVATSAWMPVFLTAYVALFLFTAGVAALSLVRKYRALRAGVRTPVA; this is translated from the coding sequence GTGAGCCGGCTCGCGGCGGCGCAGAAGCCGGGCGCCGGAGTTCCCGCCTACCTCCGCTGGGTCAATCGGGGCCTCGGACGCCGTGCCGCTGCGGCTGCCTATGTCCTGCGGCTGTCCCCGAACCAGGTGACGCTCCTCAGCGGCATCCTGTCGCTTGCCGGCATGCTCGTGCTGGTGCTCGCGCCGCCCTCGCCGGCGGCGGCGATCGGCGCCTCGGCGCTGCTCCTCGGCGGGTATGCGCTCGACTCCGCCGACGGCCAGCTCGCGCGGCTCACGGGCTCCGGCTCCGTGGCGGGTGAATGGCTCGACCACGTCGTCGATGCCGCGCGATTGCCGCTGTTCCACATCGCCGTCCTGGTCTTCCTCGTGCAAGCCGGTCAGCCACCGGTGTTCGTGTCGACGGCCGCCGCGTTCGCCCTGCTGTCGTCGGTGTGGTTCTTCGCGCAGACCCTGGCGGAGAAGCTGGCACCGGGCGGCGAGGCGCCCCGACCGGATGCCCCGGTCTGGCTGTCCTTCGCGAAACTGCCGTACGACGTGGGAGTGACCTACCTCATCGTCGCGACGTCCGCCTGGATGCCGGTGTTCCTCACCGCGTACGTGGCCCTGTTCCTGTTCACCGCGGGGGTCGCCGCGCTCTCGCTGGTCCGCAAGTACCGAGCGCTCCGCGCCGGAGTCCGGACTCCGGTCGCGTGA